GCGCCACTACGTGGAACTGGCGGTGGAAGGCAAGCTCGACAACGTCGAGGACCTGATCGCCGTCGTTACTGCCCCCGAGGTCTCCACTCCTATCCAGGAAGCCCTGAATCTCGCGGACCTGGACAACGAGGAACTGATCTCGCGCTTCCGTTTCCGCAGCGCCCTCACCCTGGTTTTCGCCTTCCTCTTTCTCGTCCTGCTGCTGGCCACCCTTTTCTACAACACCACCTACCGGGTATCGGGGGTTGGTGTCATCACGGGCAACCTCACTAAAGTCAGCGCTGGCACTGTGGGCGTGGTCACCCAGGTGATGAAACAGGCGAATCAACCCGTCAAGGCCGGTGAGATCATCGCCTATATTGCGGACGAGAAATATGACCAGCAGATTGCGCTGCTCGAGCAGCGTCAGATCGAACTGCGCAAGAAGCTTGCCCTGGTCGAAACCGCTCGCGCCGGCATCACCAATGCGCTGATCGACGAACTCGAGGAACTGGTGAAAACGCGCGAAAAGGAGCTGAATCGCGCACGACGCCTCCACAGGGAGCGCCTGATATCCTTCAAGGACCTCGCCTACATCGAAAATCAGTACCGGCAGGCCCGCATTGCACTGGCGCGCGAACGCAGGCAGAGCGAGACCCGCCAGACTTCGACACTCGCGGAAGAAACCTCCCTCAAACGTGCACTGACGGAGCTCGAAAAGCGACTGGTGGAACTGCGGCGCCAGGGAGATATCCGACCCGTGGTCTCGCCCAGTTCGGGCCTGGTCTTCAACACCGGGATCCAGAAGGGGCAACGGGTCTCTGCGGCCACCACCATTGCGCTGTTGCAGGACGATCGGGCGCCCTACGTATTGCTTTCGCTTCCGGTGGAAAGCGCACTCAAGCTGTCACCTGGCATGAAGGCAACCGTGGTGGTTCCCCGCCTTCGGCGTGAATACAGCGCCACCATCACCGCACTGGGATACAGCGCAGTCAACCCCGAAGTCACCATCTCGCAGGAAGCCAGCCTCAACGAGACCCTGGTCAAGCTGACCCTGGACGATCCGAAGGTCCGCCTCCCCGCCCACCTGCGGGTCAATGTCTGGGTCAAGACCTTCTCGTGGCGCTGGTTGCTGCCCTCGCCCTGATATGCCGACGCGCAGTCCCGTACTCTTCCGTATCAACCGGAGGATCGGCAACACCGAGGGATTCTACTCCCTCATCGTCCCGGCCATTGTCTATCTCTCCCTGGCTGTGGCGATCCTCTATGCCATGTGGCCGTATTTCTACCACATAAAGAACGAAACCTTCATCGTACTGGGAATCTTCGCCAGCTGGCGCTACGGCTGGGCGATCACCCATTACATCCGGGCCGTCATCTACGAATTCTTCCGGTACCCGCGACTTCGGCGTCTTACCCACGATCTCCCGCCGGATCAGCGCTACCCCAGTCACATCTTTTTCATCATTCCCTCCTACCGTGAAGAGGCCTGGGTGACCCTGGAGGCAATCCACTCGCTGTTCTCCAACCTGGCGGAAATAGAGATCACGGCCACCTTCATCGTCGCAACCGGGTCGGACGAGGACGACAAGGCCGTCTATGCCGCCTACAAGGCCCATCCCTATCACCACAATGTGGAACTGGTGCTGCAACGCCAGAAACAGGGAAAACGCATCGCCATGGGCCATGCACTCCGCGCCCTGGCTCGCCGATACGATGGCGATTACAACAGTGTCACCATCTTCATGGACGGCGATTCCTATCTGCCTCCCCGCTCGCTGGCGATCGCCCTGCCCTTTTTCACCCGCTTCCGCGACCTGGGGGCAGCCACCACCAACGAGGCAGCCTTCATCAATACCCGCTCGCTGTTGTACAAGGAGTGGTTCAACCTGAAATTCGGACAACGGCATCTGTTGTTCAAGTCCCATGCCCTATCCAACAAGGTCCTGACCCTGACCGGCCGTTTCTCCATGTTTCGGACCGCCATCATTGCCCAGGAAGACTTCATCCAGCAGATCGAAAATGACTATCTCGACCACTGGATGCACGGCCGCTTCCGCTTCCTGATGGGAGACGGCAAGAGCACCTGGTTCTACCTGCTGAAACACGGCTGGAACATGCTCTACCTGCATGATGTCATCGCCTACTCCCTGGAATCACGGGACGACAGCTTCCTGAAGATCAGCATGTCGCTGCCCTATCGCTGGTACGGCAATACCCTGCGTAACAACCTGCGTGCGCTCAAACTGGGATGGCGTAGAACCGGCCTGTTCATCTGGTGGTGCATATTCGACCAGCGCATCAACATGTGGACCGGACTGGCCGGTATTACCGGCGCCACCATACTCAGCCTGTCCAAGTCGTTCATCTATCTACCCTTCTACATCGCCTGGGTACTCATCGTGAAGACGCTGCAGACCAGCGTCATCGCACTGCGCGGACACCCGGTGAGTCTGCTCACCATTCCCCTCATGCTGTACAACCAGTGGATCGGCTCGCTGATCAAGATCAAGGCATCTTTCCACCTGGCGGATCAGAGCTGGTCAAAAGGCGGGCAAAAACAGTCCAGTCAACAGGACCACATCGCCGTCCCGCACCCTCTGCCCCCCCTCATGCCAGACCTCACCATGCTGGTGTCGGTACTGCTGTTTTTCTATGTGATGCTGCTTGCCGAGGGGGCACTGGAGTTGCCCAGATGGCCGCACGCCCGGGCCTTTGCCGCGGGGAACCATGTAGAGATCGATCTGACACTCTATGGCGTCGTTGCAGACGACGGGAAAGATGACAGCGCGGCCATCCGCAGGGTGCTGGACTGAACCGCCCCGGATATTCCGGAGACTGTTTTGTTTGAGTCAGGCCGCCTTGGCAGACTCTTTCTGTTGGCGATAATACGCCGCTTCCAACTCCGCCGGTGGCACGTTGCCAATAGGCTCCAGCAGCCGCCGGTGGTTGAACCAGTCCACCCACTCCAAAGTGGCATATTCGACCGCCTCCCTATGCTTCCAGGGGCCTCGCCGGTAGATAACCTCGGCCTTGTACAGACCGTTGATCGTCTCTGCCAGAGCGTTGTCATAGGAGTCCCCTCGGCTACCGACCGAGGCATCAATGCCGGCCCCGGCCAGGCGCTCCGTGTAGCGCACCGACAGGTACTGACAGCCTCGGTCACTGTGGTGCACCAGGCCCTCTGTGTCCTGGCGCGACCATAGCGCCTGCTCCAGCGCATCCAGCACCAGGTCGGTCTTCAGCGACCGGGAGACACGCCAGCCCACGATCCGTCGGGCATAGACGTCCACGACAAACGCCACATAGACAAACCCTGTCCAAGTCGCCACGTAGGTAATGTCCGCCACCCACAACTGATTCGGGCGGGTGGCAGTAAACTGCCGCTTCACCCGGTCCAGTGGTCGTTCCGCCGTCGTGTCGCCGATCGTTGTCCGGCAACGGCGGCCTCACACCACACCCCGCAACCCCATGACACGCATCAGACGTTCCACCGTGCAGCGGGCTACCTCGATGCCTTCCCGGTTGAGCTGCCGCCATACCTTCCTGGCACCGTACACCTGGAAGTTCTCTTCCCAGATCCGTCGAATCTCGTCTGACAGGGCGCGATCCCGCTGCAATCGCCGCGGCAGTCGCTGTGGATCGGCCTCACGGGCCTTGTGCTCATAGTAGGTGGACGGGGCGATCGGCAGCACCGCGCAGATCGGCTCGACCCCGTAACGATCCCTGTGATCGTCGATGTACGCGATCATCTCTTCAGTTTGCGGTCGAGCTCCGCCTGGGCAAAAAAAGCCGACGCCGTCTTCAGAATCTCGTTGGCCCGCCTCAGCTCCCGGTTCTCCCGTTCCAAGGCCTTGAGCCGCTCGCGCTCCGACGTCGTCAGACCCTCACGCAGTCCTTGATCACGCTCGGCCTGTCTCACCCATTTGCGCAGCGTCTCCGGCGTACAGCCGATCTTGGCCGCGATGGAGGTCATCGCCGCCCATTGGGAATCATGCTCGCCCTGATGATCAAACACCATGCGAACCGCCCGTTCCCGGACCTCAGGGGAATATCTCTTGCTCGTATCCATAGACTCTATCCTCTCAAGAAATGGAGTCTCCGGGAAACCCGGGGCGGTTCACTGCGTATCGCCCGCAGTCACCGCAACGTCTTCGACGGCATCGAACTGCGTGGATTGCGGCATCTGACCCTGCAATGGAGCAGCAGTTACAACAGCCTGAGGCACATACGAGGCGATACCGATATCAATTTCCACGGTGGATACAGCCACCGCAACCGGCTGCGTCATCTCCGTTTGACGCTGTCGCCAGAACGTCCCTGGCCACCGATGCGGATGCACGCTGGGCGCCACCAGACGGGCCGGCCAACCGGGTTCAGCAATGTCTCTGGCGATACCGGGAGCAAACCGGATGGAAGACATGCGACGATTGATCCTGCTGACCTTTCTGATGATCGGTATTGATCCGGCGATGGCAACGGGACTGGACGCCCGGTTCGGGAAGCATTATCTCGAAGGAGCCCCCGTTCCAGCCGGCTCGGCCGAAATGCAATGGAAGAAGGCGCTCGCCACGAGCAAGCGCTACAACCGTCTGCTGTCCGAAATCTCGCCCTTCAAGGGCGTCTATCTGAGATTGGAAGGAAATCACAACCTGGACTCCGGCCGCGACCTGCTGCGCTATGGCCTGGATTGGGATCTCTTTGCCAACGGTCGCCGCGAGGCACAAAGACGTCACGAAAAGACCGTACTCGAACGCCGGGTACAATTTCTTCAGCTGCTGCGCGACATGAGTGAACGTGCCGCCCAGGAACGCCACTATCTCGTCGACCAGCTACGCACCCGGGTGCTCACCGACTGGCTGAAAGCCAAGGTGCAACTGGTCGAGCAGCAACTCGCGCAGCTCCGCGGAGCGTTACGCGCCGGCTTCGCCACCCGGGAGCAGGTCGAACAGCTCCGTCTTCTCTTGAAGCAAACCCGTGAGCGACTACAGGCACAACCGGATAACACGATGGCCATGCCCGCTTCGTGGCAATTGCTGCTCAACCAGCTCACGGAACTGCAATTGAAACCGCACAGCGAACTGCTGGCCAGAACCCTTTCTCAACATCCCGACCTCGCGCTGCAAAGGCTCTTTCAACAACGTGCCGATTTCCAGCGCGACTGGAAAGACGATCTCGAGGCTCGCCTCTATATCGAGAGAAACGAGACAGCAGCAAGCCGCACCGACCAGGGCACGGTGATCGGCTTCCGCGTGCGAATGCCACTCGAGCGCCCGGCACACCGGGAAGAACTGGTCCGGCTGGAACGTTCGCTCTACGAGGATCAGGTCCAGGCGATACGAACCCGCCTGCGACAACGTATCGACCAGATCATACGTCGCTGGCACCAGCACCGCGCCATTCTCAAGGCCCATCTCTACCACCTGAATACACTTGAGCGCTCGCTGTCGCGCCTCGCGCGTCATGCCCGCATGGCCCTGCCCTCGCTGCCCTATTCACCGGATGCCGAATTGCGGGTGAAGCAGCGCGAACGACTGGACCTGTTGCGCGACATCCTCATGGAACGTCTGCAATTGCTCGACTACCTGGTGGACCTGGGCCAGTTGGCTCAATTGCCTGACCCCCGGGACCTGTTTACCGAAACCGACCGGTTCCGGGCCCCGCAGTGATCAACGCCCGATGACGATCTCCGGTCCCATCAGGGTGTTGGGCACGACCGTCGACAACCAGGGCACATAGGTGATCAGGATCAGGAACAGGAACAGGATCGCCAGCCACGGCAGGGCCGCGCGCACCACCCCCAGCACCGGCATCTTCGCCACCCCTGCGGTGACGAAGAGATTCAGCCCCACCGGTGGAGTAATCATGCCGATCTCCATGTTCACGACCATGATGATGCCCAGGTGGATGGGATCGATACCCAGCTTCATGGCGATGGGGAAGACCAGCGGAGCGACGATGACAATCAACCCCGACGGCTCCATGAACTGACCGCCGATCAGCAGGATCAGGTTCACGATCACCAGGAACATCACCGGACCGAAACCGGCATCGAGCATCGCCTGCGCAATCTCCTGCGGGATGCGTTCCTCGGTGAGCACGTGCTTGAGGATCAGCGCGTTGGCGATGATGAACAGCAACATGATGGTGAGCTTCCCGCCTTCGAGCAGGGCGTGGCGATGGTCGCGATGGAAGATCGCCGGCAGCAGGTAGACGAAGAACTCCGCGGTGTTGCGCGCCAGGGCGTGCAGGCGCCCCTCACCCGGCCTGCGGCGAGGCCTGTCCTTCAGCGGCCCCATGTCCCGATACACGAAATTGGCGATGAAAAAGGCATACACCGAGGCCACCGCCGCGGCTTCGGTCGGCGTGAACACTCCGCCATAGATACCGCCCAGGATGATGACGATCAGGAACAGGCCCCAGCCCGCTTCGCGCGCCGCCGCCCAGATCTCGGCAAACCCCGCAAAGGGCTGCGCGGGCAGATTCTTCACCCGCGCCGCCACATAGATGCCCACCATCAGCATGAAACCGGCGAGCAGGCCGGGGATGATACCGGCAAGAAACATGCGCCCCACCGAAACATCGGTGGCGGCGGCATAAACCACCATCACGATGGACGGCGGGATCAGGATACCCAGGGTGCCGGCATTGCAGATCACCCCGGCGGCAAAATCGCGACTGTAACCGACCTTGACCATGCCCGCGATCACCAGCGAACCGATGGCCACTACCGTGGCCGGCGAGGAACCCGAGAGCGCGGCAAACAGCATACAGGCGAACACGCCGGCGATCGCCAGGCCGCCGCGCACATGCCCCACGGTGGCGATGGCAAAACGGATGATGCGACGCGCCACCCCCCCAGTGGCCATGTAGGACGACGCCAGGATGAAGAACGGGATGGCCAGCAGGGTGTAATGCCCCTCGAAGGCCTCGAACAGGGTCTGCGCCACGCTGGCCAGCGAGCTGTCGGAATAGTAGAGCAGGAACAGGATGCTCGACAGGCCCAGCGCCACCGCAATGGGCACACCGATGGCCAGCAGCAGGAGCACTCCGAGGAACAGCGATGCCGCGGCCATCTAGCGCTTCCTCCTCTTCCCGGGGCTGTCGTTGGACGGCAGGTCCGGGTGCTCGGCGATGTCTTCCTCGATGTCCTCGATCAGGTCGTCGGCCTCGTGGCTGGCGATCAGCATGCGCTGCTCACCCCGCCAGATGCGCCACCCCGCCTGCACGAAACGCAGGCCCATCAGCGCCATGCCGAACGGCAGGATGAAATAGGGTATCCAGCGCGGCAGGTTCTCGTAGCGCGGGTCACCGTCCTCGACCAGGCCGAACAGTGCCTGCAACCAGACAGGAAAGGGAATGTCCTCGACCTCCAGGAAGTTCAGCTTGAAGGCAAACTTGCTCCAGTAGTCCCAGCCCCCCTTGAGCAGCAGGCCGACATACAAGAGACAGATGGCCACCACCAGCAGACCGACCAGGCGCTGGACACGGAGTGGCAGGATGTTGATCAGCGCGTCCACCCCCAGGTGCGCCGTGTGCTTGACCAAATAGCTCATGCCGAACAGCACCAGCCAGGCGAACAGGTAGGTGGTCGCCTCCAGGCCCCAGAGGATGCCGGAATGGAACAGGTAGCGCGCCACCACGTTGGCGAAGGTGATTGCCACCATCAAGCCGAGGATGACCGCAATGGCGGTCTCCTCGAACGTGTTGATCCATCGTGACAGGCGCTGGCGCATCGGTCTGCTCAAGATCTCACCCTCCTGACCTCCCCCGCAAGCGGGGGAGGAACGGGATCAGAGGGTCCCCGGGGGGAAAGGCCGGAAGAGTCTTGTACTCAACCCTCGTTGGCCTTCTGTGCCGCGGCGATCACGTCGGCGCCGACATCACCCTCGAACTGTTTCCACACCGGCTTGAGGGCCTCGACCCACTCCTGCCGCTGTTCGGGCGTGAGGGTGCGCACCGGGCTGCCGGCGGCGATGATCTTCTGCTTGTTCTGCTCGTTGATCGCGGTAGAGACCTTGTTTCGCTCCGCGGTCACCTCGGCAATGATGCGCTCGAGCTGGTTGCGCACATCCGAGGGCAGCCCATCCCAGAATTCGGTGGAGGTCACCACCAGGTAGTCGAGCACGCCGTGGTTGGTCTCGGTCACGCCGTCCTGCACCTCGAAGAACTTCTTGGTGTAGATATTCGACCAGGTGTTCTCCTGACCATCCACCACCCCACTCTGCAGGGCACCATAGACTTCGGAGAAGGCCATCTTCTGCGGGATGGCGCCCAGTGCCTCGAACTGGGCCTTGAGCACGTCGGAACTCATGATGCGGAACTTCAGCCCCCTGGCATCCGAGGGGTGGATCAGCGGCCGGTTGGCCGACATCTGCTTCATGCCATTGTGCCAGAAGGCCAGCCCCTGCAGTCCCTTCTTGCGCATGGCGTTCTTCAGTTTCTGCCCGGTTTCCGAGTTCTGGAAACGATCCACCGCGTCGATGTCCTTGAACATGAACGGCAGGTCGAAGATGCGGTACTGCTTGGTGTACTTCTCGAACTTCGACAACGAGGGGGCCGCCATCTGCACATCACCGAGCAGCAGTGCCTCGAGCACCTTCTTGTCGTTGTAGAGCTGCTTGTTGGGATAGACCTGCATGCAGACCTTGCCATCCATCTCGCGGTTCACCCGCTCGGCCAGCAGCGCGGCGGCCTCGCCCTTGGGATGCCCCTTGGCGGCAGTCACGTGGCTGAACTTGATGACGATCTCGCCCTTGTCGCAGCCCTCCGAGGCGAGCGCGGAAGCACTGCCCAGAGCCAGCGCCACAGCAGCGGTCAGACAGACGAACGATTTTTTCATGGGATTCCTCCTGGTTTGTTCTCGTGCGGACGCCAGACGACGACCTGTCCCAATCACGAGCAAGGACCGGGCCAGCCGCCCACCGGCCCACCAGAAGCGGCCGTGGCAAGGGCTCGCCCGGCCAGGCCTGCGAAAAACCGGCGAAATTCCGCCAGTCAGGCCCTTCCGAATCGGCGGAATCTCACCCCTGCGCCTTGTACTGACTCTTGTCCAGGCCGTACTTGCGCATCTTGTCGTAGAGCGTCTTGCGCGGAATGCCAAGCGCGGCCATCACGTCCTTGAGGCGGCCATTGTGCATGGCGAGCTGCTGGGCGATCAGGCACTTCTCGAAGGATTCCACTTGCTGCGGCAGGGTCAGCGCCGGTTCCTGGCTGGCCCCGTGCAACAGGCGCTCGAGGTCATGCCCCACCTGGTCGCCGAGCAGCACGTAGCGCTCGGCCAGGTTGCGCAGCTCACGTACATTGCCCGGCCAGGGATGGCTGAGCAGGGCACGCATCTGCCCGGGGTCCGGCGGAGGCGACTCGGCCCCGTAGCGCGCCGAGGCCACCAGCAGAAAGTGCTGGAACAGCAGGGGGATGTCCTCGAGGCGTTCACGCAGGGGCGGGATCTCCAGGGTGACCACGTTCAGGCGGTAGTACAGATCCTCGCGAAACTCGCCACGCCCTGCCGCCTCGCGCAGATCCACCTTGGTCGCGGCCACCACCCGCAGGTCCAGCGACACCGGCGTGTTCGAGCCCAGACGCTCGACACTGCGCTCCTGCAACACCCGCAGCAGGTGCACCTGCACTGCCATCGGCATGCTCTCGATTTCGTCGAGAAACAGCGTGCCCTGATTGGCGTGCTCGAAGCGGCCGATACGCCGCGAGCGTGCCCCGGTGAAGGCCCCCGCCTCATGGCCGAACAGTTCGCTCTCGATCAGGCTCTCGGGGATGGCCCCGCAGTTGACCGGCACGAAGTGATGCGCCCGTCGCCGTGAATGCTCGTGCAGGGCGCGCGCCACCAGCTCCTTTCCGGTGCCGGTCTCGCCCAGGATCAGCACGTCGGCATCGGTATCGGCCAGGCGCGCGATGGTCTGACGCAGGCGCTGCATGGCCGGGCTGTTGCCGACGATGCGCGGACCCGGCGCACTGTGCATCTCCAGCTCACGGCGCAGGCGGCGGTTCTCCAGTGCCAGCGCACGCCGGCTGGCGGCACGCCGCACGGCATCCACGAGGCGTTCGGCCGGGAACGGCTTTTCGATGAAATCGTAGGCACCGGCACGCATGGCCTCGACGGCCAGCGCCACGTCGCCGTGCCCGGTGATCAGGATCACCGGCAGGTCCGGGTCGCGCATGCGCAACGCCGAGAGCAGCCCCATACCGTCCATGCCCGGCATGCGGATGTCGCTGACCACCACGCCGGGCCAGTCGTCGCGGAGGACGTCCAGCGCGGCCTCGGCACTTTCGAGACCCTGCGCCTCGAAGCCGGCCAGCTCCAGGGTCTGCACATTGGCCGCACGCACCGCCGGCTCGTCGTCGATGAATAGGACCGGTATCCGCTCGTCGCTCATTGCGCTGTCGCCCGTTCCAGGGTGAGTATGAATTCGGCGCCGCCATCCGGCACGTTACGTGCCTCCAGCCGGCCACCCATGTTATCCGCGATCTGCTGCGAGATCGCCAGCCCCAGCCCGAGGCCGGACTTGCGGGTGGTAAAAAAGGGGTCGAAGATCTGCGCCAGGTGCTCCTGCGCAATGCCCGGCCCGTTGTCGCGCACCCGGATCTGCACCTGGTCCTGCTCCGCGAGGGCATCGATGCGGATGCAGGGATCGGCCTCGCCTTCCAGCGCGTGCTGGGCGTTGCCGACCAGGTTCAGCAACACCTGCTCCAGGCGGGTGGCGTCGGCCAGCACCCACAACGCGTCCAGCCCCTCTCCCAGCTCGACCTGTACCCCGGCGCGCCGCAGGTCCGGCTGCAAAAGTTCCAGCACCACCTCCACTGCCTGCCGCAAGGACACCGGCAGGCGGTGACCGTCCGACTTGCGCGCGAACAGCTTGAGCTGGGAACTGATGCGGCTCATGTGCTCGACCAGGCGAGCGATCTGCTCCAGGTTGCCG
The sequence above is a segment of the endosymbiont of unidentified scaly snail isolate Monju genome. Coding sequences within it:
- a CDS encoding HlyD family efflux transporter periplasmic adaptor subunit, whose translation is MVATTVLTAEPNYLRKSHRVSLPMVVIIGERAYRTRDWSLTGVGLEDFDQEIRPGEVVSATLRLPMQGSRLELQQALRFTGQHGDVFGFEFHELRPRNRRILRHYVELAVEGKLDNVEDLIAVVTAPEVSTPIQEALNLADLDNEELISRFRFRSALTLVFAFLFLVLLLATLFYNTTYRVSGVGVITGNLTKVSAGTVGVVTQVMKQANQPVKAGEIIAYIADEKYDQQIALLEQRQIELRKKLALVETARAGITNALIDELEELVKTREKELNRARRLHRERLISFKDLAYIENQYRQARIALARERRQSETRQTSTLAEETSLKRALTELEKRLVELRRQGDIRPVVSPSSGLVFNTGIQKGQRVSAATTIALLQDDRAPYVLLSLPVESALKLSPGMKATVVVPRLRREYSATITALGYSAVNPEVTISQEASLNETLVKLTLDDPKVRLPAHLRVNVWVKTFSWRWLLPSP
- a CDS encoding glycosyltransferase, which gives rise to MPTRSPVLFRINRRIGNTEGFYSLIVPAIVYLSLAVAILYAMWPYFYHIKNETFIVLGIFASWRYGWAITHYIRAVIYEFFRYPRLRRLTHDLPPDQRYPSHIFFIIPSYREEAWVTLEAIHSLFSNLAEIEITATFIVATGSDEDDKAVYAAYKAHPYHHNVELVLQRQKQGKRIAMGHALRALARRYDGDYNSVTIFMDGDSYLPPRSLAIALPFFTRFRDLGAATTNEAAFINTRSLLYKEWFNLKFGQRHLLFKSHALSNKVLTLTGRFSMFRTAIIAQEDFIQQIENDYLDHWMHGRFRFLMGDGKSTWFYLLKHGWNMLYLHDVIAYSLESRDDSFLKISMSLPYRWYGNTLRNNLRALKLGWRRTGLFIWWCIFDQRINMWTGLAGITGATILSLSKSFIYLPFYIAWVLIVKTLQTSVIALRGHPVSLLTIPLMLYNQWIGSLIKIKASFHLADQSWSKGGQKQSSQQDHIAVPHPLPPLMPDLTMLVSVLLFFYVMLLAEGALELPRWPHARAFAAGNHVEIDLTLYGVVADDGKDDSAAIRRVLD
- a CDS encoding TRAP transporter large permease, coding for MAAASLFLGVLLLLAIGVPIAVALGLSSILFLLYYSDSSLASVAQTLFEAFEGHYTLLAIPFFILASSYMATGGVARRIIRFAIATVGHVRGGLAIAGVFACMLFAALSGSSPATVVAIGSLVIAGMVKVGYSRDFAAGVICNAGTLGILIPPSIVMVVYAAATDVSVGRMFLAGIIPGLLAGFMLMVGIYVAARVKNLPAQPFAGFAEIWAAAREAGWGLFLIVIILGGIYGGVFTPTEAAAVASVYAFFIANFVYRDMGPLKDRPRRRPGEGRLHALARNTAEFFVYLLPAIFHRDHRHALLEGGKLTIMLLFIIANALILKHVLTEERIPQEIAQAMLDAGFGPVMFLVIVNLILLIGGQFMEPSGLIVIVAPLVFPIAMKLGIDPIHLGIIMVVNMEIGMITPPVGLNLFVTAGVAKMPVLGVVRAALPWLAILFLFLILITYVPWLSTVVPNTLMGPEIVIGR
- a CDS encoding TRAP transporter small permease; translation: MRQRLSRWINTFEETAIAVILGLMVAITFANVVARYLFHSGILWGLEATTYLFAWLVLFGMSYLVKHTAHLGVDALINILPLRVQRLVGLLVVAICLLYVGLLLKGGWDYWSKFAFKLNFLEVEDIPFPVWLQALFGLVEDGDPRYENLPRWIPYFILPFGMALMGLRFVQAGWRIWRGEQRMLIASHEADDLIEDIEEDIAEHPDLPSNDSPGKRRKR
- a CDS encoding TRAP transporter substrate-binding protein, yielding MKKSFVCLTAAVALALGSASALASEGCDKGEIVIKFSHVTAAKGHPKGEAAALLAERVNREMDGKVCMQVYPNKQLYNDKKVLEALLLGDVQMAAPSLSKFEKYTKQYRIFDLPFMFKDIDAVDRFQNSETGQKLKNAMRKKGLQGLAFWHNGMKQMSANRPLIHPSDARGLKFRIMSSDVLKAQFEALGAIPQKMAFSEVYGALQSGVVDGQENTWSNIYTKKFFEVQDGVTETNHGVLDYLVVTSTEFWDGLPSDVRNQLERIIAEVTAERNKVSTAINEQNKQKIIAAGSPVRTLTPEQRQEWVEALKPVWKQFEGDVGADVIAAAQKANEG
- a CDS encoding sigma-54-dependent transcriptional regulator, whose protein sequence is MSDERIPVLFIDDEPAVRAANVQTLELAGFEAQGLESAEAALDVLRDDWPGVVVSDIRMPGMDGMGLLSALRMRDPDLPVILITGHGDVALAVEAMRAGAYDFIEKPFPAERLVDAVRRAASRRALALENRRLRRELEMHSAPGPRIVGNSPAMQRLRQTIARLADTDADVLILGETGTGKELVARALHEHSRRRAHHFVPVNCGAIPESLIESELFGHEAGAFTGARSRRIGRFEHANQGTLFLDEIESMPMAVQVHLLRVLQERSVERLGSNTPVSLDLRVVAATKVDLREAAGRGEFREDLYYRLNVVTLEIPPLRERLEDIPLLFQHFLLVASARYGAESPPPDPGQMRALLSHPWPGNVRELRNLAERYVLLGDQVGHDLERLLHGASQEPALTLPQQVESFEKCLIAQQLAMHNGRLKDVMAALGIPRKTLYDKMRKYGLDKSQYKAQG